From the genome of Thiovibrio frasassiensis:
GGGTGGAGGCCCAGCGTACCACAACCACCGGGGTCTCCGGATCGCGGCCATATTTGATCAGATTTTCGGTGATAAAGGGAAGATTCTTGATCCCCATGTAAAAAACCAGGGTGCCGATGCCGGTGGCGATCTTGTCCCAGGCGATATTGGAGGTTTCCTTGGTCGGGTCCTCATGGCCGGTGACAAAGGCCACCGAGGCGGTGTAATCCCGGTGGGTGATGGGCACCCCCGCATAGGTGGCGGCGGCAGTGGCAGAGGTAACGCCCGGCACCACCTCAAAGGCGACGCCGTGTTTGGCCAGCTCTTCGATCTCCTCTCCGCCCCGACCGAAGATAAAGGGGTCGCCGCCTTTCAGCCGCACCACAATCTTGCCGGCAGTGGCATGATCCACCAGCATCTGGTTGATCTCCTCCTGGGTGTGGGCGTGGCATTCACCGCCTTTTTTGCCGGCGTAGATCAGCTCGGCGTCCTTGGGTACGAACTTGAGCAGTTTGGGGGTGGCGAGATAGTCGTAGACCAGAACCTCGGCCCGTTTAAGGAGTTCCAGCCCCTTCACCGTAATCAGGGTGGGATCGCCGGGACCAGCGCCGATGAGATATACCTTGCCTCTGGATCGTGTCTTCTTTGGCTCGTTGTCTGTTTTCATGATTCTTCTCAACAAAAAAACCGGCCTGGCCGGTTTGGTTATGCGCCCGAGTATTGGGAGCGTCTTATTCCATGGTGTGGCCGTAAACCTCGGAAAGGATTTCTTTGCCGCCTTCGCTCAGCAGTTTTTCCGCCAAGCGAACCCCCAAACCCTCGGGATCGGTGATCTCCCCCTGTAAAGCAAGGCGGACTATTTGCTCTCCGGTTACCGAGGCGACCAAGCCGGTCATCTGGATCTCCCCTTCGACCAATCTGGCAAAGCCGGCGATGGGCACCTGACAGCCGCCCTGGAGCCGGTGGAGAAAGCCGCGTTCCGCCCGAACAGCCAAGGAGGTTTCCTGGTGATCCATAAAGAACAAACCGGCCAGGAGCTCCGTATCGCTTGTCCGCAATTCGATGCCCACCGCGCCCTGGGCCACGGCCGGCAGCATCTCTTCCACCGTGAAGAAAGACTTGGCCCGGTCGCTGAGCGACAAGCGGTTGAGCCCGGCGGCAGCCAGGATGATCGCATCGTACTGGCCTTCGTCGAGCTTGCGCAGCCGGGTATCGAGATTGCCCCGCAGATCCTGGATGACCAGATCGGGACGGATATTGGCCAGCTGAGACTTGCGGCGCAGGCTGCTGGTACCCACCGTCGCGCCCGGGGGCAAATCGCGGCAGGTGGTGCATTTATTGGAGATGAAGGCGTCCAGCGGGTTTTCCCGCTTGGTGATGATGCCGATGTGCAGCCCCTCGGGCAGTTCGGCCGGGACATCCTTCATGCTGTGCACCGCGATATCAACCGCATTGGCGAGCAACGCCTCTTCGATCTCCTTGACGAACAGCCCCTTGCCGCCCACCTTGGCCAGCGGCACGTCCAGAATCTTGTCGCCCTTGGTGACGATCTTCACCAGCTCAACCGTGGTCTCCGGATAGCGGGCCTCGATCAGCCCTTTGATCCAGTTGGATTGGGCCAGAGCCAGCAGGCTTGCCCGGGTGCCGATTCTGATTGTTTTCTGCATCAACTGATCCTTTATGTTGGCTCTCCGGAGGAGAGAGACGTATTGTGCTGGTCTCGCATCTTTAATGACAGGTACTGCAGCTTCCGCCTGCGCAGCCGGCACACTTGGAACCGCCCGAACCGGAACCATCCCCCTTGCTGGCCGTGCGGCTGGCAAAGGTGGACATCTGCTTGTGCAAATCCGGACTGCCGCATTGCGGACAGAGGGGCTGCTCCTTGCCGATCAGCAGTGCCTCGAAAGCATGTCCGCAACCCCGGCAGATAAAATCATGCAATGGCATGGAAGAGGACTCCGTTCTTTAGCTTTTTTCCACGGTTTTCGCAAGACAAGTCGGCAAATAAGGTCATTTTCCATGCAGCTGATCGAGCAGGGTCGCGGCCAGGAGCGGGATCAGCAGCTCGTGGTGGCCGATGATGTTGTATCCCTTGCCGCCGCCCATGGTCGGCCGGTTCACCACGTTGGTCATGGTCCGGTAATGGCGGATGAAATCGAAATTGGCCGTGGTGAAGTTGTTCACCACATGCCCCAAATTGCGGGTCACGGTGAGGGCCTTTAAAAAGACCTCGGGCAGAAGCACGGCGGAACCGAAGTTGAGGTAGGCGCCGCCCTCCAGGTCGGCAACCAGGGCGCAAAAGAGGCGAAAATCCTGATGGCTGGTCTGGCCGATGGCCGCGCCGTTGGCGGAAGGGTGGATATGGACGATATCCGTACCCATGGCCACATGCACGGTGAGAGGAATGCCCAGCCGCTTGGCCGTGGCCAGCAGGCTCATGGTGTTGTAAGGGAAGTTCTGTTCCAGCAGATATTCGCCCAAACCATCGCCCAGGCCAAGCCCTTTCTCCGCTGCCTGATTGATCCCTGCATTCACCACCTCGCCGGTTTCCTTGGCCGCGCCAAAAGCGCCGCTGCCCAACACATCCCCCACCTCTTCCGAGGTGCGCCCCACCATGGCGATCTCGGTGTCATGGACGATGCCCGCGCCGTTTAAGGCGATGGCGCTGATGATTCCCCGCTCCATGAGATCGATGAGAATGGGGTTCAAGCCAACCTTGATCACATGGGCGCCCATGCCGACGATAATGGGACGCTCGCTCACATGGCTTTTCGCCAGCCGCCCGACCAGCTCGGGAAAATCGACCCCCAAAAGCTGTTCCGGCAGGGAGGCGATGAACTCCTTGAGGGTGGAACCGGGCGCAAGGGGCTTGGCGAAATTCTCCACCGTGACCTTACTGTAACGGCCGTGGATCGAATAGGTGTTGAGTCCGGAGAAATCCAGGGGGAGATATTTTTTCATGGGAGTTAATTATCCTGGGGGATTCAGGCGGAAACGCCGCGGCCATACAGGGCCTCGTCCACGATCTGGCAGAGGATATGCTCCACCCAGACATGCGCCTCTTGGATGGCCGGAGTCACCTGCGAGGGCACGTTGATGGTCAGGTCGGCCAAGCCGATGAGTCTGCCGCCATCCTTGCCGGTGAGCACCGCGGTTTGCATGCCCAACACCTTGGCCGCTTCCACCGCCTTGATGACATTGGGCGAGTTGCCGCTCGTTGAGATCCCGAGGGCCAGATCGCCTTCCTTGCCCAGCGCCTGGATCTGTTTAAGAAAGATATCGTCAAAGGAAAAATCGTTGCCGATACTGGTAAGAATAGAGCTGTCCGTGGTCAGGGCGATGGCGGCCAGGGGAGGGCGGTCGATCATGAAACGGTTGACGAATTCGGCCGCCATGTGCTGGGCATCGGCGGCGCTGCCCCCGTTGCCGAAAATCATCAGTTTGTTGCCGCGCTTGATGGTATCGATCATCCACTGGGCCAGCTGCTTGATACCGCCCATCTGGGTGGCCACCAGCGCTTGCTTGGCGGCAATGGAATGCTTCAGGCTTTCTTCGATGAGCTGGTCCATGGGGATCCTTTGGCAAGAGTCAAAAGCAGCAGGGGAACACCGATTCTTCTTTGGTGACGGCGCCTAAATTGTGCAAAATAGTCCAGCTCCGTTTTTTTGTCAATACAAGCAGGGCAAGATGGCAAGGCCGGAGCGGTGCTGATTTCTCATCGGCCTCTTTCCTGCCTGCAAAAAACCGCAAACCCTCAATTGACAGCAGCGCATGCAAACGTCTATCATTATCTAACGGCCGTGTACCGCGGAGCGAAACAACCACCTGAGGGAGAACCAGCATGCGCAACATATCTACCAGTCCGGCATTCTGGTTTTTTCTTTGTGTGACGGCATGGGGCATGGCCTTGCCCCTGTCTTGCCCGGCCCAGGAAACAAACGAAACCATCCGTTTTGCCGTGTTTCCCTACAAATCGCCCAAGAGCGTGATCGAGGTTTTCAGCCCCCTTGCCGCCAGGATTGAAAAACGGCTCGGGAAAAAGGTGCTGCTCGTCTCCGCCACGGATTCGGAGGCCTTTCTGAAAAAAAGTCTGGCCGGGGAATACGATCTGGCGCTGCCCTCCATTACCGTTTACTACAAAATGCTGCCCGCCGGATACACCGCGATCGCCAAAGGAATCCCCTCCTTCTGGGGCGGGGTGATCGTCCGGCAAGACAGCGAGATCAAAACCATCGAGCAGTGCAAGGGGAAGAAGATCGCCGCCATTGGCGAGCATTCCTATGCCGGATACATGTTTTTTAAGGCCCAGCTTGACGAAAAAAGGATCGACTCGAAAAAGGATCTGGATCTCCAGTTTGTCGGCAAGCTCGACACCATCATCTACGGGGTGCTCAACAAGAAATACGATGGCGGGGTTATCCGGCTCGACACCTTGGAGATGAAGGATTTCGCTCCGGTCAAGGATCAGTTCAGGATAGTGTCCCGTTCCGCCGAGGTCCCCCAGTTTCCCTTTGTGGTCAAGAGCGGCATGGACCAACGGACCGCCTCAGTCATCCGTGAGGTCCTGACCTCTCTTTCCCCGGACAAGCCGGAGGACCTGGCCATTTTAAAGAGCCTGCAGATCAAAAAGATCGTCGCCGCAACCAAGGAGGATTACGATCCGTTCTACAAGGTCATCAAAAACCACGCATTCTACACGCATCATTGATGACTTCCTTCCGCCTGCGCACCCATCTTATTGTCTACTGCACAGCCATCACCCTGCTGCTGACTGCCTCGCTCGTCATCCTGTATTCCCATATCTTTAAAAAATATGCCATCAGCAACCTTTCCGCCCATGGCACGGCCATTGCCCGCACCACCGCCTTTGCCGTGATCGATCACCTGATCACGGAAGATTACGCGCCTCTCCAGGAATACGTCCGGGAATCTTCCACCCTTGTCGACATCGAGTCCATCCAGATCGCCAACAGCCAGGGAAACATCCTGGCTGCTTCCGAGGTGCGGCTGCTCGGCACCATGCTGGAGGAAGACCTTGCGATCACGGATAATGAGATACGGGTCAAGATCGACCCCGTCCATGATCAGTTGGTGGTTGCCGCGCCCATCGCCATCGGTGAAATGGTCTTTGGCGTAACCAGGGTTTCCCTGTCCATGAAGCCGATCCTTGCGCACCTGCATGAAATCCAGAGAAACGCGGCGCTCACCGGCCTTGGCTTTTGGATCCTCTCCGTTTTAATCGGCTCGCTTCTGGCCCAGCGCTTGAGCGGACCGGTCCAGCGATTCATGCAGGCAACCGACAGCATTACCCAAGGCAATTGCAATGTGGAGATCCCCATGCCCAGGGGGGTGCTGGAGCTGGAGCGTTTTTCCCAGACCCTGCATGTCATGGCCAGCACCATAGCCTCCCGGGAGCTGGCGCTGCAAAACTCCGAAAAAAAATTCAGGCATCTGTTCGAGCGGGCCATGGAAGGAATTTTCGTGGCCGACGAAAAAGGGGAGCTTCTCGATGTAAACCCCGCGTTCATCTCCATCCTCGGCGCTGAGTCACTGAAGGAAATGCTCGGCAGAAACCTCTTTGCCAACATCTTCGAGAACGAGGGGTCATTCGCCACATTCAAGGAGCTGATGGGCTCCCAGGGGTTTGTCAAGGACTACGAACTCATCCTTATCGCCAACAACAGCACTCCCATCATCGCCGCCTTGACCTGCCATGCGGTCCGGGGGTTTGGCGGGAAGGTGAACAAATACGAGGGATTGATCCGCGACATCACCGCGCAAAAGGCTGCGGAGCGGGAGATTGCCCGCATGCGCAACTACCTCAACAATATCATCGAGTCCATGCCCTCCATGCTGGTTACCCTGGACGTCGATTGCACCGTTACCCAATGGAACACCGCGGCTTGCAAGCTTACCGGCATCTCCTCCCAGGAGGCGATCGGCAGAAAGATCTATGATATTGCCCCATTTTTTTGCAAATATACCCAGCAGGTCGACGATGCCGGGCGAAACCAAAACACGGTGACCCTCCCCCGCGAACAGGTAAGCCAGAACCCGGAAAATCTCTACAATCTGACCTTCTTTCCCCTGATCGCCAACGGCACCGCCGGCGTGGCCATTCGTCTTGATGACATCACCGAGCTTGAGCACAAGGAACAGCAACTGCGGCAGGCTCAGAAGATGGAATCCATCGGTACCCTTGCCGGCGGCCTGGCCCATGATTTCAACAATGTTCTTGCCTCCATGCTGGGCAATCTCTCCCTGCTCCAGTACAAGATCAAAAACCACCAAGGACTTTCCTCCACGGAGTTGAACGAGTATCTTGAGCGCATGGAAACAGCGGGGCAGCGGGCCGTGGACATGGTCCGGCAATTGCTCACCCTGTCTCGCAAGCAGCAGGCCGATCTGGTACCCGTGGACCTCAACCTCTCCCTCAAGCATGTGCGCAAGATTGGAGAGAACACCTTTGATAAGTCGGTGAAGGTGGAGGAGCATCCTGCCGCGGAACCGGCCTATGTGCTGGCGGACACCACCGAGATGGAGCAGGTTCTGCTGAACCTCTGCATCAATGCGGTGCACGCCATGACCATCATGCGCGAAGATACCCAATGGGGCGGCACCCTCGCCGTGGCCATTGACAAGATCACGGTGGATCCGGTGTTTCAGAAAAAACACCCCGAGGCAATCGCGAATGCGTATTGGCGTATTTCGGTGAGCGACACCGGAGTGGGCATGGATACCAAGACAGCGGCCAAGATCTTCGATCCCTTCTTTACCACCAAGGAGCCAGGCAAGGGCACCGGCCTTGGCCTGG
Proteins encoded in this window:
- the hemC gene encoding hydroxymethylbilane synthase, with translation MMQKTIRIGTRASLLALAQSNWIKGLIEARYPETTVELVKIVTKGDKILDVPLAKVGGKGLFVKEIEEALLANAVDIAVHSMKDVPAELPEGLHIGIITKRENPLDAFISNKCTTCRDLPPGATVGTSSLRRKSQLANIRPDLVIQDLRGNLDTRLRKLDEGQYDAIILAAAGLNRLSLSDRAKSFFTVEEMLPAVAQGAVGIELRTSDTELLAGLFFMDHQETSLAVRAERGFLHRLQGGCQVPIAGFARLVEGEIQMTGLVASVTGEQIVRLALQGEITDPEGLGVRLAEKLLSEGGKEILSEVYGHTME
- a CDS encoding FmdB family zinc ribbon protein; translated protein: MPLHDFICRGCGHAFEALLIGKEQPLCPQCGSPDLHKQMSTFASRTASKGDGSGSGGSKCAGCAGGSCSTCH
- a CDS encoding D-sedoheptulose-7-phosphate isomerase — its product is MDQLIEESLKHSIAAKQALVATQMGGIKQLAQWMIDTIKRGNKLMIFGNGGSAADAQHMAAEFVNRFMIDRPPLAAIALTTDSSILTSIGNDFSFDDIFLKQIQALGKEGDLALGISTSGNSPNVIKAVEAAKVLGMQTAVLTGKDGGRLIGLADLTINVPSQVTPAIQEAHVWVEHILCQIVDEALYGRGVSA
- a CDS encoding phosphate/phosphite/phosphonate ABC transporter substrate-binding protein, whose protein sequence is MALPLSCPAQETNETIRFAVFPYKSPKSVIEVFSPLAARIEKRLGKKVLLVSATDSEAFLKKSLAGEYDLALPSITVYYKMLPAGYTAIAKGIPSFWGGVIVRQDSEIKTIEQCKGKKIAAIGEHSYAGYMFFKAQLDEKRIDSKKDLDLQFVGKLDTIIYGVLNKKYDGGVIRLDTLEMKDFAPVKDQFRIVSRSAEVPQFPFVVKSGMDQRTASVIREVLTSLSPDKPEDLAILKSLQIKKIVAATKEDYDPFYKVIKNHAFYTHH
- a CDS encoding hybrid sensor histidine kinase/response regulator, which produces MTSFRLRTHLIVYCTAITLLLTASLVILYSHIFKKYAISNLSAHGTAIARTTAFAVIDHLITEDYAPLQEYVRESSTLVDIESIQIANSQGNILAASEVRLLGTMLEEDLAITDNEIRVKIDPVHDQLVVAAPIAIGEMVFGVTRVSLSMKPILAHLHEIQRNAALTGLGFWILSVLIGSLLAQRLSGPVQRFMQATDSITQGNCNVEIPMPRGVLELERFSQTLHVMASTIASRELALQNSEKKFRHLFERAMEGIFVADEKGELLDVNPAFISILGAESLKEMLGRNLFANIFENEGSFATFKELMGSQGFVKDYELILIANNSTPIIAALTCHAVRGFGGKVNKYEGLIRDITAQKAAEREIARMRNYLNNIIESMPSMLVTLDVDCTVTQWNTAACKLTGISSQEAIGRKIYDIAPFFCKYTQQVDDAGRNQNTVTLPREQVSQNPENLYNLTFFPLIANGTAGVAIRLDDITELEHKEQQLRQAQKMESIGTLAGGLAHDFNNVLASMLGNLSLLQYKIKNHQGLSSTELNEYLERMETAGQRAVDMVRQLLTLSRKQQADLVPVDLNLSLKHVRKIGENTFDKSVKVEEHPAAEPAYVLADTTEMEQVLLNLCINAVHAMTIMREDTQWGGTLAVAIDKITVDPVFQKKHPEAIANAYWRISVSDTGVGMDTKTAAKIFDPFFTTKEPGKGTGLGLAMVYNIVRQQLGFIDVYSEPGLGSTFNVYLPSLVRSEDSLADGQSLDIIRGAGLILVVDDDELVRSMAEDVLLAVGYSVLTASNGQEGVEIYRQHQAEIQAVLLDMAMPIMSGREAFIEMQKINPAVKVLLASGFRKDNRVEEILLLGVKDFLQKPYTITSLAAAIKKVIEA